Proteins found in one Campylobacter canadensis genomic segment:
- the tilS gene encoding tRNA lysidine(34) synthetase TilS, which produces MQIDFIDELKNKNNLLAFSYGSDSTALFYILEQNKIHFDLALVNYKLRKSADLEEQSAQILAQKYNKKIHIKHFKGVFSEQRAKDFRYDFFDNLMKDYDNLIIAHNLNDKFEWFLMQLSKGAGLCNLIDFTSNKTKNHYKIIKPLINVTKEEIITFLKDNNIFYFNDESNFDKKYKRNEIRLDFSNEFIKRYSSGVRKSFEFLEEDNKELLGSTIEFKKALVCTTFNGVLKAVKKFSYLLSLKQIIEIKQELNKNKQIQINTGKEKNICICLWGNHFYVFLKEDIKLTKKQKDKARLLKLPPLLRAIYFS; this is translated from the coding sequence TTGCAGATTGATTTTATTGATGAATTAAAAAATAAAAACAATCTTTTAGCCTTTTCTTACGGTAGTGATAGCACTGCATTATTTTATATTCTAGAGCAAAATAAAATTCATTTTGACCTTGCCTTAGTTAATTACAAATTAAGAAAAAGTGCTGATTTAGAAGAGCAATCAGCACAAATACTAGCACAAAAATACAATAAAAAAATACACATAAAACATTTTAAAGGTGTTTTTAGTGAGCAAAGGGCAAAAGATTTTAGGTATGATTTTTTTGATAATTTAATGAAAGATTATGATAATTTAATAATAGCACATAACCTAAATGATAAATTTGAATGGTTTTTAATGCAGCTTAGTAAAGGTGCTGGACTTTGCAATCTAATTGATTTTACAAGCAACAAAACAAAAAATCACTACAAAATAATAAAGCCATTAATTAATGTTACAAAAGAAGAAATAATTACTTTTTTAAAAGATAACAATATTTTTTATTTTAATGATGAAAGTAATTTTGATAAAAAATATAAAAGAAATGAAATTAGACTTGATTTTTCCAATGAATTTATTAAGCGTTACTCAAGTGGAGTAAGAAAAAGCTTTGAATTTTTAGAAGAAGACAATAAAGAATTATTGGGCAGTACAATAGAATTTAAAAAAGCCCTAGTTTGCACTACTTTTAACGGTGTATTAAAGGCTGTTAAAAAATTTTCTTATCTTTTAAGTCTAAAGCAAATAATAGAAATTAAACAAGAATTAAATAAAAATAAACAAATTCAAATAAATACAGGTAAAGAAAAAAACATTTGCATTTGCTTGTGGGGTAATCATTTTTATGTATTTTTAAAAGAAGATATCAAACTTACAAAAAAGCAAAAAGACAAAGCTAGATTATTAAAACTTCCACCACTTTTAAGGGCTATATATTTTTCATAA
- a CDS encoding toxin has product MKKSTLLISVFCILTFVSCASKNTINKENFLLDTQIVDNQDILKIGLNPSPPTKEQKDLKPFAGPNLSKFLAKPTLNAANSSKKEDISDMVAIMSSNAGVLTIWATNPGNWIWGYPARDSRPFKGARIWQIITLSDGSVMFKNYQHKTCISAYNNGIIHLPCNEQSPSQKWTLIRFSNQAWQIKNVAKQSCLQTPTFRHTIFYSIFLTKCASSKNLDQQWYITAPLISTKPIFVLN; this is encoded by the coding sequence TTGAAAAAAAGTACTTTGCTTATAAGCGTATTTTGCATATTAACTTTTGTATCTTGTGCAAGTAAAAACACGATTAATAAAGAAAATTTTTTGCTTGATACTCAAATTGTAGATAATCAAGATATATTAAAAATCGGTTTAAACCCAAGTCCTCCAACTAAAGAGCAAAAAGATTTAAAGCCATTTGCTGGACCAAATTTATCAAAATTTTTAGCAAAGCCAACACTAAACGCAGCTAATTCATCAAAAAAAGAAGACATATCTGATATGGTTGCCATTATGAGCTCTAATGCTGGAGTATTAACTATTTGGGCTACTAATCCTGGAAACTGGATTTGGGGCTATCCTGCAAGAGATTCTCGCCCTTTTAAAGGTGCTAGAATTTGGCAAATTATAACACTTAGCGATGGTAGTGTGATGTTTAAAAATTATCAACATAAAACCTGCATAAGTGCTTATAATAACGGTATTATCCATCTTCCTTGCAATGAGCAATCGCCTTCACAAAAATGGACTTTAATTAGATTTTCCAATCAAGCTTGGCAAATTAAAAATGTAGCAAAACAAAGCTGTTTGCAAACACCAACATTTAGACACACTATCTTTTATAGCATTTTTTTAACCAAGTGTGCAAGCTCTAAAAACCTTGACCAACAATGGTATATAACAGCTCCGCTTATTTCAACTAAGCCTATTTTTGTATTAAATTAA
- a CDS encoding sulfate adenylyltransferase subunit 1 — MDISRFITCGSVDDGKSTLIGRMLYECGAIYENELKDITDEEINFANLVDGLEDERKQGITIDVAYRYFNYENKKFIIADCPGHEQYTANMVTAASNAQIAIILIDATKGLSMQTKRHSYICALLGIKEIIVAVNKIDLINYDENVFNKIKDDYLKEIANKQSNYYFIPISAKLGDNIVNNSKNTAYFKDLALLQRLKSIEVKNSDDEFYFSVQYVNKVDDKRFYLGQVLSGSLEKNEELVVLPSKQKVNIKDIIYDFKNVSRAKALEQIAISTNKEVDISRGNILCKNEDKLFLSKKVLADVICFSDIDIKNEVLLKLANQTINAKITKVNYKIDICTLKQSHCDSVKLNDILCCEISLDKELLCKEYKKNNKLGAFILIDKYSNKTIACGMILEQLKQDIEEKRQYTKEEKALNKFIRENYPEWGCISI, encoded by the coding sequence ATGGATATTTCAAGATTTATTACTTGCGGTAGTGTTGATGATGGAAAATCAACTCTTATAGGAAGAATGCTTTATGAATGCGGTGCTATTTATGAAAACGAGCTAAAAGATATTACAGATGAAGAGATAAATTTTGCCAATTTAGTAGATGGTTTAGAAGATGAAAGAAAGCAGGGCATTACAATAGATGTTGCTTATAGATATTTTAATTATGAAAATAAAAAATTTATAATTGCAGACTGTCCAGGACACGAGCAATATACTGCAAATATGGTTACAGCAGCGAGTAATGCACAAATAGCAATAATTTTAATTGATGCAACAAAGGGTCTTAGTATGCAAACAAAAAGACATAGCTATATATGTGCTTTGCTTGGAATAAAAGAAATTATTGTTGCTGTTAATAAGATTGATTTAATTAATTATGATGAAAATGTTTTTAATAAAATTAAAGATGATTATCTTAAAGAAATTGCAAATAAGCAAAGTAATTATTATTTTATTCCAATTAGTGCAAAATTAGGAGATAATATTGTAAATAATAGTAAAAATACTGCTTATTTTAAAGACTTAGCCTTATTACAAAGATTAAAAAGCATTGAAGTTAAAAATTCTGATGATGAGTTTTATTTTTCGGTACAGTATGTAAATAAAGTAGATGATAAAAGATTTTATCTAGGACAGGTTTTAAGCGGTAGTTTAGAAAAAAACGAAGAACTTGTTGTTTTACCTTCAAAACAAAAAGTAAATATAAAAGATATTATTTATGATTTTAAAAATGTAAGTAGGGCAAAAGCATTAGAGCAAATTGCTATATCTACTAATAAAGAAGTTGATATTAGTAGAGGAAATATACTTTGCAAAAACGAAGATAAGCTTTTTTTAAGTAAAAAAGTATTAGCTGATGTTATTTGCTTTAGTGATATTGATATTAAAAATGAAGTGCTTTTAAAATTGGCAAATCAAACAATAAATGCAAAAATTACTAAGGTAAATTATAAAATTGATATTTGCACATTAAAACAAAGCCATTGTGATAGCGTGAAGTTAAATGATATTTTGTGTTGTGAAATAAGCCTTGATAAAGAATTGCTTTGTAAAGAATATAAAAAAAATAATAAATTAGGTGCTTTTATTTTAATTGATAAATATAGCAATAAAACAATAGCTTGTGGTATGATTTTAGAACAATTAAAGCAAGATATAGAAGAAAAAAGACAATATACAAAAGAAGAAAAAGCCTTAAATAAATTTATTAGAGAAAATTATCCTGAATGGGGTTGTATAAGTATATGA
- a CDS encoding cytolethal distending toxin subunit B family protein, producing the protein MKKLFLLLISILAFAKVDDFNVATWNLQGSSAATESKWNVSVRQLISGDNPADILMVQEAGSLPSSARRTGRVVQPGGTPVEEFIWELGTSTRPRTVFIYYAPLDVGARRVNLAIVSNQRADEVLVVHQSSIMSENARPALGIRIGNDYFFNIHALANGGADANALVSAIHDSVPMGSNFLIAGDFNREPADLQSGMDRRIQSDVNIISPRTPTHASASGNHRILDYAIAGINQAGTTSLPTLLALLISAGVRSYLASDHFPVHFKKF; encoded by the coding sequence ATGAAAAAATTATTTTTATTATTAATAAGTATTTTAGCCTTTGCTAAGGTTGATGATTTTAATGTAGCAACTTGGAATTTGCAAGGCTCATCTGCCGCAACTGAAAGTAAATGGAATGTGAGTGTTAGACAGTTAATTAGCGGGGATAATCCTGCAGATATTTTAATGGTGCAAGAAGCAGGCTCTTTACCATCTTCTGCAAGAAGAACAGGAAGAGTTGTGCAACCTGGCGGAACACCTGTTGAAGAATTTATTTGGGAGCTTGGTACTAGCACAAGACCAAGAACCGTATTTATCTACTACGCTCCTCTTGATGTTGGTGCTAGAAGGGTAAATCTTGCTATTGTTTCAAATCAAAGAGCGGATGAAGTTTTAGTTGTGCATCAAAGTTCAATAATGTCTGAAAATGCAAGACCTGCTTTAGGAATTCGCATAGGAAATGATTATTTTTTTAATATACACGCTTTAGCAAATGGTGGAGCTGATGCAAACGCCTTAGTTAGCGCTATACACGATAGTGTACCTATGGGTAGTAATTTTTTAATAGCAGGAGATTTTAATAGAGAGCCTGCTGATTTGCAAAGTGGTATGGATAGAAGAATTCAAAGCGATGTAAATATCATCTCTCCAAGAACACCAACTCATGCAAGTGCAAGTGGAAATCATAGAATTTTAGATTATGCCATAGCAGGTATTAATCAAGCTGGTACAACGAGTTTGCCAACTTTATTAGCGCTTTTAATTAGTGCTGGAGTTCGCTCATACTTAGCAAGCGACCATTTCCCTGTGCATTTTAAGAAATTTTAA
- the cysD gene encoding sulfate adenylyltransferase subunit CysD yields the protein MKEYLRYLENESIYIIRETIAAFKNPAMLYSIGKDSTVLLHLIKKAFYPNKIPISLVHVDTLWKFKQMYDFRDKVAKEHSMIIYHNQKGDEININPFIHGSKMHTDIMKTQALKQCLDLYKFDAVFGGARRDEEKSRAKERIFSFRNKEHAWDVKNQRPELWDVFNTRINENESMRVFPLSNWTELDIWEYILSENIQIVDLYFAKERLVSDYKGAMILVEDERTPKEIVKNAYKKKVRFRTLGCYPLTGAIESEASCVLDIINELKATKFSERQGRLIDSDANSSMEAKKMEGYF from the coding sequence ATGAAAGAATATTTAAGATATTTAGAAAATGAAAGTATTTATATTATAAGAGAAACGATAGCAGCTTTTAAAAATCCTGCTATGCTTTATTCAATAGGTAAAGATTCTACTGTATTGTTACACTTAATAAAAAAGGCTTTTTATCCTAATAAAATTCCAATTTCTTTAGTGCATGTTGATACTTTGTGGAAATTTAAGCAAATGTATGATTTTAGGGACAAGGTTGCTAAAGAGCATTCTATGATTATTTATCACAATCAAAAGGGTGATGAAATTAATATTAATCCTTTTATACACGGTTCTAAAATGCACACTGACATTATGAAAACACAAGCTTTAAAGCAGTGTTTAGATTTATATAAATTTGATGCTGTTTTTGGTGGTGCTAGAAGAGATGAAGAAAAGTCTCGTGCTAAAGAAAGAATATTTTCTTTTAGAAACAAAGAACACGCTTGGGATGTAAAAAATCAAAGACCTGAATTATGGGATGTATTTAATACAAGAATAAATGAAAATGAGTCAATGAGAGTTTTTCCACTTAGCAATTGGACTGAGCTTGATATTTGGGAGTATATTCTTAGTGAAAATATACAAATTGTTGATTTGTATTTTGCTAAAGAAAGATTAGTAAGTGATTATAAAGGTGCTATGATTTTAGTAGAAGATGAAAGAACGCCAAAAGAAATAGTAAAAAATGCTTATAAAAAAAAGGTTAGATTTAGAACCTTAGGTTGTTATCCGCTAACTGGGGCAATAGAATCGGAGGCTAGTTGCGTTTTAGATATCATTAATGAATTAAAAGCTACCAAATTTAGTGAAAGACAAGGTAGGTTAATTGATAGCGATGCTAATTCAAGTATGGAAGCTAAGAAAATGGAAGGTTATTTTTAA
- a CDS encoding SLC13 family permease produces the protein MKIIVIISILLLLGLLIYNKHKPHILFALVGIFYFLIGYIDYKEYFIGFTNSALITLVLLMVASIAIEKTSFIDYCSKKIFSKSYKLSILKLGLISCFFSAFLNNTAVVASLMGVIKQNKFHSASKLLMPLSFFALAGGTLTLIGTSTNMVVNSFVIENKLESLKMFDFFIVGLGICIAITVVLMFFSFLLPDYKNDFDEIKDYIINTKVVSGSSLINKSVKENKLKQLQYLFLVEIKRKNRIISPVSNDEIILEDDELIFSGDIQYISILSNFNGLKLCENVELNKLNLVEVVISNQSSLIGKSVKEVSFRAKFDAAIICYKRANESIKKIGECVICAGDSLILSVGSDFASRDNKGKNFHIISKMYNPKFNTKQSFIILSSFVSVILLNVFNCIDIVKGLLLLLMFYIGAKYINIDEIRRRIPLDIIIIIGSSLAITRVLISSGVAADFANLIVNTFGVFGNYGALVGVYLMTLLLTELITNNAAAALSFPIAYSSALSLGLSPYPFIFIVAYAASASFMTPFGYQTNLMVSSAGNYKFMDFVKIGWIASIAYSLVVLIVTPMVFKF, from the coding sequence ATGAAGATAATTGTAATTATTAGCATTTTGTTACTTTTAGGCTTATTAATTTATAATAAACATAAGCCGCATATTTTATTTGCACTTGTTGGAATTTTTTATTTTTTAATAGGATATATTGATTATAAAGAGTATTTTATTGGATTTACAAATAGTGCTTTAATAACCCTTGTTTTGTTAATGGTGGCTTCTATTGCCATTGAAAAAACATCTTTTATTGATTATTGTTCAAAAAAGATTTTTTCTAAAAGTTATAAATTGTCTATTTTAAAGCTTGGTTTAATTTCTTGCTTTTTTTCAGCTTTTTTAAATAACACTGCAGTAGTTGCAAGTTTAATGGGGGTAATAAAACAAAATAAATTTCATTCAGCTTCAAAACTACTTATGCCTTTAAGTTTTTTTGCCTTAGCTGGAGGGACTTTAACCCTTATTGGAACTTCTACAAATATGGTTGTTAATTCCTTTGTTATTGAAAACAAGCTTGAGAGTTTAAAAATGTTTGATTTTTTTATTGTTGGGCTTGGAATTTGTATTGCAATAACAGTTGTGCTTATGTTTTTTTCATTTTTATTGCCTGATTATAAGAATGATTTTGATGAGATTAAAGATTATATAATTAATACTAAGGTTGTAAGCGGTAGTAGCTTAATAAATAAAAGCGTAAAAGAAAATAAATTAAAGCAATTGCAATATTTATTTTTAGTAGAAATTAAAAGAAAAAATAGAATAATTTCTCCAGTATCAAATGATGAAATTATTTTAGAAGATGATGAGTTAATTTTTAGTGGAGATATACAATACATAAGCATATTATCAAATTTTAATGGCTTAAAATTATGTGAAAATGTTGAATTAAATAAGTTGAATTTAGTAGAAGTAGTAATTTCAAATCAATCAAGTTTAATCGGTAAAAGCGTTAAAGAAGTTAGCTTTAGAGCGAAATTTGATGCTGCTATTATTTGTTATAAAAGAGCAAATGAAAGCATTAAAAAAATAGGTGAATGTGTAATTTGCGCAGGAGATAGTTTGATTTTAAGCGTTGGAAGTGATTTTGCAAGTAGAGATAATAAAGGTAAGAATTTTCATATCATTTCAAAAATGTACAATCCAAAATTCAATACAAAACAAAGTTTTATCATTTTATCTTCTTTTGTAAGCGTGATTTTATTGAATGTTTTTAATTGTATTGATATTGTAAAAGGGCTTTTGCTTTTACTTATGTTTTACATAGGTGCTAAATATATAAATATTGATGAAATAAGAAGGAGAATTCCTTTAGATATTATAATTATAATCGGCTCATCGCTTGCAATTACTAGGGTTTTAATCAGTAGTGGGGTTGCAGCTGATTTTGCTAATTTAATAGTAAATACCTTTGGAGTTTTTGGAAATTATGGTGCCTTAGTTGGGGTTTATTTAATGACTTTGTTATTAACAGAACTAATTACAAACAATGCAGCAGCAGCACTAAGTTTTCCAATAGCATACAGCAGCGCACTTTCTTTAGGGCTTAGCCCTTATCCTTTTATTTTTATAGTTGCTTATGCTGCTAGTGCATCTTTTATGACTCCTTTTGGTTATCAAACAAATTTGATGGTAAGTTCAGCTGGTAATTATAAATTTATGGACTTTGTAAAAATAGGCTGGATTGCATCTATTGCATATTCTTTAGTTGTACTTATAGTTACACCTATGGTATTTAAATTTTAA
- the rimO gene encoding 30S ribosomal protein S12 methylthiotransferase RimO: protein MKLFLQSLGCNKNLVDSEIMLGSLSEYELCDEVSEADVLIVNTCGFIKSAKVESINAILNLHEQRKKDSLLVVTGCLMQRYKDELVKELPEVDLFAGVSEYEKIDELIAKKQNKFSDNVYLQNANSKRVITGSLSHAYIKIAEGCNQSCSFCAIPSFKGKLKSRDISDIAKEVKMLTDKGYYDFSFIAQDTSSYLKDKNISDGLEKLIDEIEKIKGVKAARILYLYPSSLKKSLIEKIKNSKVFVNYFDMPLQHASNKILKSMKRGYDIKKAKEFLDLMKSDDSFLRTGFIVGYPEESEEDFNELCEFIKNEPFDRISVFAYSKEEDTAAYNLEQIKASIINKRLRIIEKIVNDKINQSFKKLEGKTILASCTGQSSEGEFFIGAKPLLFDRDIDGEILINESDFTLKAGDLFYCEITQVKGQNIIAKALKLAD from the coding sequence ATGAAATTATTTTTACAAAGTTTAGGGTGTAATAAAAATCTAGTTGATAGTGAAATTATGCTAGGCAGTTTAAGCGAGTACGAGCTTTGCGATGAAGTTAGCGAAGCTGATGTGCTTATTGTAAATACTTGCGGTTTTATAAAAAGCGCAAAAGTTGAAAGCATTAATGCTATTTTAAATTTACATGAACAAAGAAAAAAAGATTCTTTATTAGTTGTAACAGGTTGTTTAATGCAAAGATACAAAGATGAGCTAGTAAAGGAATTACCTGAAGTTGATTTATTTGCTGGGGTTAGCGAATATGAAAAAATTGATGAATTAATAGCAAAAAAGCAAAATAAATTCAGCGATAATGTTTATTTACAAAATGCAAATTCTAAAAGAGTAATCACAGGTTCATTATCACACGCATACATAAAAATAGCAGAAGGCTGTAATCAAAGCTGCTCTTTTTGTGCTATTCCTAGCTTTAAAGGTAAGCTAAAATCAAGAGATATAAGTGATATAGCAAAAGAAGTAAAAATGCTTACTGATAAAGGATATTACGATTTTTCTTTTATCGCACAAGATACTAGCTCTTATTTAAAAGATAAAAATATAAGCGACGGTTTAGAAAAATTAATAGATGAAATAGAAAAAATAAAGGGAGTAAAAGCAGCTAGAATTTTATATCTTTATCCAAGTTCTCTAAAAAAATCTTTAATTGAAAAAATTAAAAATTCTAAAGTTTTTGTTAATTATTTTGATATGCCTCTTCAACACGCAAGTAACAAAATATTAAAATCAATGAAAAGGGGCTATGATATTAAAAAAGCTAAGGAATTTCTTGATTTAATGAAGAGTGATGATAGCTTTTTAAGAACAGGCTTTATTGTTGGCTACCCTGAAGAAAGCGAAGAAGATTTTAATGAACTTTGTGAATTTATAAAAAATGAACCTTTTGATAGAATTAGTGTTTTTGCTTATTCTAAAGAAGAAGATACCGCAGCTTATAATTTAGAGCAAATAAAAGCAAGTATTATTAATAAAAGATTAAGAATAATTGAAAAAATAGTAAATGATAAAATAAATCAAAGCTTTAAAAAACTAGAAGGTAAAACAATTCTTGCAAGTTGCACTGGTCAAAGTAGCGAAGGAGAATTCTTTATTGGGGCTAAGCCTTTATTGTTTGATAGAGATATTGATGGGGAAATTTTAATCAATGAAAGTGATTTTACTCTAAAAGCAGGAGATTTATTTTATTGTGAAATAACACAAGTAAAAGGGCAAAACATCATTGCAAAGGCACTTAAACTTGCAGATTGA
- a CDS encoding toxin, translating to MKKIFLALIFINTCLFSQTLPEDLEDFTATFSLRSAFNGDLLGISEKNLNLKLRQIELSDELAKIDPLSKLFKLGLVQFTSANYDDLCLAIFPDGNFGGKSCKDDLENKSYETLFSIIPTNVGSVQIRSLVLNKDECISVFDNPRLPSGQGFGLNACDFDRLFDIDLRNLFLILPPLQEADVLN from the coding sequence ATGAAAAAAATATTTCTAGCTTTAATATTCATTAATACTTGTTTATTTTCACAAACACTACCTGAAGATTTAGAAGATTTTACCGCTACTTTTTCACTGCGTTCTGCATTTAATGGAGACCTTTTAGGAATTAGCGAAAAAAATCTTAATTTAAAATTAAGACAAATTGAATTAAGCGATGAATTAGCAAAAATTGACCCTTTAAGCAAATTATTTAAATTAGGCTTAGTGCAATTTACAAGCGCTAATTATGATGATTTGTGCCTTGCAATCTTTCCTGATGGTAACTTTGGTGGAAAATCTTGCAAAGATGATTTAGAAAATAAATCTTATGAAACTTTATTTTCAATAATCCCTACTAATGTTGGTTCTGTGCAAATTCGCTCTTTGGTTTTAAATAAAGATGAGTGTATAAGCGTTTTTGATAACCCAAGACTACCTTCAGGGCAAGGATTTGGCTTAAATGCTTGTGATTTTGATAGGTTATTTGATATTGATTTAAGAAATTTATTTTTAATATTGCCACCACTTCAAGAAGCTGATGTTTTAAATTAA